The following DNA comes from Thunnus thynnus chromosome 3, fThuThy2.1, whole genome shotgun sequence.
ACAGGTAACACTGACTCATTCTAACACACACCTTAAACACCACGCATGGCACTCTCACACCTTAACACTTAAACTTTACCTGACAACATACTGTGGGAATAAGCTGAATAAGCAGTGTGTTTAATGCAACAGGATTTCTTggaaaaaacaccttttttcaactgtttttgaAGATCTGCTGGATTTGGACTCAAAGACAGTGAGTTGCTAAAAAAACATATGTGATCTTTCTAGCAGGATTTAATCTGTGTCCTCAAACAGTGGGAATTTCTTCAAGACTGTGCAAGGACTAGTATCTACAGTAAGTTCACTTTGCAATCTTACTTTTTGCAGACGTTTTTGAACTGTCCATAACAATGCCAGTAGTCAAAGTGGAGAAAGATTCTTCAGCAGACACCTCTTTGGCTGCCTCCAACCCTTCGGTGCAGACAGAGGAGCAGCCAAGAGGTCGGAGGAGGAAGAGACCCCTTCAGAGAGGGAAGCCCCCCTACAGCTACATCGCACTCATCTCCATGGCCATAGCCAACTCCCCTGACCGCAAGCTGACTCTGGGGGGCATCTACAAATTCATAACAGAGCGCTTCCCCTTCTACAGAGACAATTCAAAGAAATGGCAGAACTCCATCCGCCATAACTTGACTCTCAATGATTGTTTTATCAAGATTCCTCGAGAGCCGGGGCGGCCAGGGAAGGGCAATTACTGGGCCTTGGACCCCAACGCTGAGGACATGTTTGAGAGCGGCAGTTTCCTGAGGCGCAGGAAGAGGTTCAAGCGCTGTGACTTGAGCACCTACGCCTCCTATGTGCATGAGACGCCGGTCTTCTCTCCTGTCCAGATTGCCAGATCCGCATATACCAACTCAGTCTACCCTAACATGACAGTTAGTCCACCCTACGGGCAGCAGCTCCCCTCTGCCTACTACCCCTCCTCATCCCCTCCTGGGTTCGGACCTGGTCAAACCCGCATGTTCAGTATCAATAACCTCATAGGACACCCGACTCCAGCCAGCATGCTTGGAGGCCAAGGGCCAGAGGTGATGCAGCAGAACAGCCGGAGCTTCAGTCCGGAGGGGCTTCCCAATGGATCCAGTCCCTGCAGCCTGGGAGCCGCAGGTTTCCAGAGCCAACCATGCGGAGGGGCCGTGCCATCCCACTCCAACACACATCCAGGGTTCACCTACTCCGGGCCAAATGGCCACCCACACCACCATACCCCCCAGAGCTCATATGGACAGGGCCACACCCAAGCGTATGGGGCGACAGGTCGCCTCCATTCATCAGGTCACGGGTCTGCAGAGACCCTGGACCACTACGGCAGGATCTCCCCTGTGCAGCTGGGCTCTTTCTCCCAGTATAACAGTGCTGCAGGTCCCATCGCCAACACTGGGGGTTACCTGAGACACCCCACATACCCAGGGAATATGGACAGGTTCGTGTCTGCTATCTGAGGTGCTGAGAACGTAGAGGGAACTGCATTTGAGCATCTCATGATCGTGTTGCCACATTAGAAACTTGAGATGGCACAAAGTGAGCCAGACATTtctgcacacaaacagtcattttattttattttttttgctttgatcATGACATTTATTAAGGACAAAACTGAACAGATTTGTTAAGAACACCTCTCCTGACACAACTGTGATTCACCCTTAAACCTGTTCTTCCATATCGATGATAATTTACTTCTAGCTACACACTATAAATCTGAATTTGAATGTCAAGGTGTCTTTGCagcatgtgagtgtgtaaatTTCATCCAATGTCGTGTGTGGTTGCaagcttcttcttttttttgtcatgaattGAATGTGCACGTTTAATATTTACACTACTGGTGAGTTTAAATGACAGACTTTGAAATGTTAGTATAAATTATTGTGCTTCATGGTCATAGGCTTTGCAATAAGTGGCTTGTATGAAGAACATCAGTTTTAGtacatttgcatgtattttgttgccaaatgaaaatgcatattagGTTGCCTTTTtggaaaataaactgaattaaatagctttttttgttcttcaagaataaagtatttaaattattaatgtaTATTTGGTATTACAATTTGAATAATGCGCAAAAATATCACACCATAAATATTATTTGCATCTTCATTGTCTTCAAGAGGGAAATTTGGTTTGCAGCCAGGTGACATCAGTTAAATATCAGAattatatgtgttatatttgtGATAGTAATAATTCTACTTTTCTAAGATACTGTGATATTATAAAATAACAAGGACAAACATATCCAGACATGTTGCCAGGAAAAAATTCCCTCAATCACTgctttttctcttgtgtttgtgttgctttttaCACTGTTACAGCTCAGCTGATCTCAAGTGTTGTCTGGAGCCACAGTATTACCAGTCAGCGTGACCAGCTTCAATTATCATGCCCAGACATCAACACGGcactcagacagacacacagttaaTCTACCACACAGATCcactaatcaagaaaatgaattGACTTGTAACTTGATATTTCAGCTTATAAAGTTAAGTAGTGCGAGTCCTTTATCTCAACACTAGAACCTCTTTCCACACAAAGTCTGCAGGTCTGACAAGATGAGACTTGTAAGGAAATGCTTCATTATAGTGAAGACACTTGATTTTGCTATCAGAAAAGCTTTGGTGACAGATGCGgcttgatgtttgtttgttttttaacttagTATACTCAGTCAAAGAGGTCCTAGTTTTCCTTGAGTGCTATCGAATTGTAAAATCTATATCGATTAAATAAGAATAACAGTAATGAACAGATgataaaaatccaaaaactgtaattattatGAGAGAtataataaacacaacattcaagatAACAGAGACACAGGTGAAGATTTGATAAACACCAGCTTGGTTTGGTGTCTATGTTGGTTATATTAAAAAGAATTAGGCTTATTTTTGTGGGCATTCTTttgaaatacattattttaatatcaT
Coding sequences within:
- the foxe1 gene encoding forkhead box protein E1; the encoded protein is MPVVKVEKDSSADTSLAASNPSVQTEEQPRGRRRKRPLQRGKPPYSYIALISMAIANSPDRKLTLGGIYKFITERFPFYRDNSKKWQNSIRHNLTLNDCFIKIPREPGRPGKGNYWALDPNAEDMFESGSFLRRRKRFKRCDLSTYASYVHETPVFSPVQIARSAYTNSVYPNMTVSPPYGQQLPSAYYPSSSPPGFGPGQTRMFSINNLIGHPTPASMLGGQGPEVMQQNSRSFSPEGLPNGSSPCSLGAAGFQSQPCGGAVPSHSNTHPGFTYSGPNGHPHHHTPQSSYGQGHTQAYGATGRLHSSGHGSAETLDHYGRISPVQLGSFSQYNSAAGPIANTGGYLRHPTYPGNMDRFVSAI